GACAGCCCCGTCTGTCCGTGCTCGATGAGGTAGTGGAAGCGCTCGTTGGTCTCCCGCGCCGTGCCGAAGCCGGCGAACTGCCGCATCGTCCACGTCCGCCCGCGGTACATGGTCGCGTAGGGCCCCCGGGTGAAGGGGAACTCCCCCGGGAAGCCGAGATCTTCCTCGTAGTCGAGGTCGCCGACGTCAGCCGGCGTGTAGAGGTCGTCGACCGCGTGGTTCGAGACGGTCGCGAACCGCTTTTTCCGCTCGCCGAACCGGTCGACGACGGGGTCGCGCGTTTCGCGTTCCCACGCCGCATGCGACTCGCGGATGGCATCGAGGTCGTCCTCGTCGTACATGGGTCCGATTACCGAGGGACGATGATTAAGGATTCGGGTCCGAAAGCCGCCCGGAACGGTCCGGGGGCGACCCCAGTGCCGGCCGATTCTCACCCGACGGGAACGAGAACGATTCATAAATCCACACCGGACCGATTGAGTCGTATGTGCGAGCACACGCGTCTCGGGGTCCCCAGGCGGACGGTCCTCGCGGGGACGGCGGCGCTCGGCGTCAGCGCCCTCGCCGGGTGCAGCGGCAGCTCCGGCGGCGGTGGCGAGCCGCCCGAACCGATCACCCTCACACAGGAGCACAGCTGTGACGTCTGCGGGATGGTCATCCCGAACCACCCCGGTCCTTCCGCCGAGGTGTTCTACCCCGGCCGCGAACCCGCGGGGCACGCGAACCCCGCCCGGTTCGACAGCACGTGGGAGGCGTACCAGTTCGACTTCGAGCGTCGCGACGAGGGGTGGGAGCCGGCCGGGTTCTACGTGACGGACTACTCGGCGGTCGACTACCGCACGTTCACCGACGGGGGCGACACGCTCGTCTCGACGCATCCCGAGGCGTCGTCGTTCGTCGACAGCGAGGAAGTGACGTACGTCGTCGGGAGCGAGGTGAAGGGGGCGATGGGACGGGACCTGATCGGCTTCTCCGACCGGGCCGACGCGGAGTCGTTCCGCGACGAGCACGGTGGGCAGCTGATGGGCCACGGCGACGTCACCCGGGCGACCATCGCGAGCCTCGGACGATGAGGCCCGACGACTGATGACCGTCGAGACACGACGCCCGCCACGGCCATGACGTTCGTCACGCCCGGCGCGGTCAGGGTAGCGACGCTCGTCCTCGCCGGTCTGCTCGTGGTCTCCAGCGGCGCGTTCGCGCTCGGTCCATCCCCCGGCGACCAGCTCCGCCCCGTCCCGTTCGACCGGACGCTGTCGACCGGCATGACGTACGTCGACGTCAACCGCGCAGAGACCGAGAATTTCCACATCCCTCGCGCGGAGGTGTACTTCTCGCAGTACCGCTTCGTCGTCGGCTACTACGGCGTCGAGACGGCCGCCGGCGAACTCGCCGCGCCCGAGACAACCACGAGCTTCGGCGATCCGCTCGCGGTGTTCGTCTCGGACTTCTCGACGGTCTCGCCCGTCCTCACCGCGGGGGGGTACCTCACGACCGAGCGCGGGCGCGCCGTCGGGTGGACGCGTGCGGCCGACGCCTCGTTCGTCGTCGGGAGCGACGCGCGAGCGCCGAGTCGCCCCATCGCGGTCCCGTTCGGCGACCGGGCCGACGCCGCGACGTTCGCCGCCGAGTACGGCGGTCGGGTCGTCGACTGGGAGACGCTCCAGCGCACGGCCGAAAACCCCCTCGACCGGCGGCGCGCGCGGTTCGAAGCGCGGGTCGTCGACGGGAACGCGTGGGCCGACGGCGTAGCCGCCGACGGGCGCGCGCTGCTCGACCGCCCCACGGCCGTCGTCGTCGGCGAGGACGCGCCGACGCTGGCTGCCGCAATCGAACAGGCCCCGCCGAACACGACCGTCCGCCTCCCGCCGGGGACGTACGCGGCGACGAACCTCACGATCGGGAAGCCGCTCACGCTCGTCGGTGCCGGGAACGAGACGGTCGTCCGCGGGGACGGCACCGACAGCGTACTGGAACTGCGCCATCCCCGGGTGGCCGTGTCGTCGCTCCGCATCGAGGGCGTCGGCCCGAACGGTACCCAGCGCCGCCCGCACGGGAACCTCACCCAGGCTGACTGGTCACAGGTCGTCCAGTTCGCCTACGGCCAGGGCGACGCCGGCGTCGTGATGCACCGCGCGAACGGCTCCGTCGTCCACGACGTCACCATCGACACGCCCGCCAGCGGCGTCATCGTCCGCTCGTCCGATCGGGCCGCCGTGGTGGACAGCCGGATCCGCGGGAGCGATGACCCACGCGAGGGGTTCATGGGCGTCGTCCTGATGCAGTCGCGGGCCCTGGTTCACGGATCGACGTTCGTCGGCGGGCGCGACGCCGTCTACACCCACCGGGCCGACGGCTTCGTCGTCCGCGACAACCACATGCGCGGCGAGCGGTACGGCGTCCACTTCATGTACACGTCGCGGGGGCTCGTGGCGAACAACACGATCCGTGACACGCGCGCGGGAATCATCATCATGACCCGCCCCGTCGAGAACGTGGTCGTGGGCAACGACGTCCGCGACTCGGGCTACGGCGTCATCCCCGTCGGCGGCGACAGTTACTACGCCCGGAACGTCCTCGCCGACAACGACCACGGCATCTCGGTGTCGGGCCACCGCTCCGTGTACGAGGGGAACGTGATCGCGGACAACGGTGTCGGCGTCCGTGCCTCGACCCTGTTCCCCACGAACTGGGTGGTCGGCAACGACATCGTGGACAACGACCAGCAGATCGAGACGGGCCGTGGGCCGCTCCGGACGTGGTCCCGCGGCGACGAGGGGAACTACTGGGGGCCGCTCCCGATCCCCGACGCCGACGGCGACGGCGTCCTCGACCGCCCGTACCGACCGACTGGGCCGGTCGACGGGGCGCTCCGCGATCAGCCGGCGGCGTGGACCGTCTCGCGGGCCCCGTCGGCCGTCGCGCTCCGGGCGGCCGGCACCGACGTCTCCGGCCTGCGGTCGGCGGGCGTCGTCGACCGGTCGCCGCGCGCGTCGCCGGCCACCCCCGACCAGTTGGCGAACGCGACCCGGGAGGCGGGGGCGTGACCGACACGAACCCGACCGCCGGCGTCGACGCCGCGGCCTCCGAGGCGGCCGGTTCCGGCGGCGTCGACCCGGCGGTCACCGTCGACGGTCTCAGCCACGGGTTCGGCGACGTGGACGTCCTCGACGGCGTCTCGCTCACCGTCAAGGCGGGGTCGCTCGTCGCGCTGGTCGGCCCCAACGGCTCCGGGAAGTCGACCCTGCTCCGGGTCGTCGCCGGGGTGCTCGACCCCGACGGCGGGCGCGTCGACGTCGCCGGGAGCGGCGTCCGCCCCGTCGGCTACCTCCCTCAGCGACCGTCGTTCCGGCCGGGCTTTACCGTCGCCGACACGCTCGGCTTCTACGCCGACCTGCTCGGCCCCGAGGCGGCGAGCGGGGTGGACGTCCGCGCGGCGCTCGAAGCGGTCGGACTCGCCGAGGCCCGGAACCGCCGGGTCGAGGCCCTTTCCGGAGGGATGACGCGACTGCTGGGGCTCGCGCAGGCGCTGCTCGGCGACCCGCCGGTGCTCGTGCTCGACGAACCGGCGAGCGGCCTGGACCCCGCGATGTCCGCCCACATCTACCGGACCGTGCGCGAGGCGGCCGACGACGGCCGCGCGGTGTTCGTCGCCTCGCACGACCTCGCCGCGATCGAGCGGACGGCCGACCGGGTCGCCCTGCTCGACCGGGGGCGGATCGTCCGCGACGGCACCCCCACCGAGCTGATCGACGACGCCGGCGTGGAGAGCTTGGGAGAGGTGTTCCTCGACACCGTCGGTGCGACCGAGGGGCTCACCGTCCGGACCGGGCTCGGACGCGCCGGGGAGGGTGAGCGCCGATGACGCTCACGGAGCGCGCGGGGCGCTACCGCGCGCTCGCGGTCGCGGCGCGCGAACTCCGGTCGGTCGCCCGCACGTGGTCGGTGATCGCCCTCGGGGCCGTGGTGTTCGCCAGCGTCGTCGGCGTCGTCGTCGCCGGCAGCGGGGCCGGCGGGTTCGTCCCGCTCGCGCTCGATCTGCTGTTCGCCGTCGAGGTGCTCGTCCCCCTGTTCGCCTTCGCCGCGGGCTACCGGACGGTGCTCGACGACCGCGCCTCGGGCGAACTCGAAGCGATCCGGACGTACCCGCTCGCGCGGGCGGAGTACGTCCTCGGCGCGTACCTCGGTCGGGCGCTGTTCGTCGCGAGCGTCCTCGTGGCGACGCTCGTCGTCGCGGGGATCGTCGGCGCGACGCTCGCGCCGGGACGGACCGACGTCATCGCGGCGAACGAGGCCGCCGACTCCGCGTGGCTGTTCGTTCGGTTTTCCGTACTCGTGGTCGGCTTCGGCCTCACGACGCTCGCCGTCGCGGTCGCGGTTTCGGCCGCCGCCCGGAGCGTTCGGCAGGCGCTCGCGGTCGTCGTCGCGCTCGCCGTGGCGTTCCTCGTCGGCGTCGATGCCGGCGTCGTCGCGGGACTCGCAAGCGGCCTCTCGCCCGACGCCACGCCGATTTTGATCGCGCTCTCGCCGGCCAGCGCGTTCCGCGGCCTCGTGCTCGACCTCGTGGTGGGGGCGGTGAGCGGCCGCGACGCGGGCAGCGCGCTCGGCGGGTTGGTCGGTCTCGTCGGGTGGTTCGGCGGTTCGCTCGTCGTGGCCGTGCTCACCGTCTGGGACGAGCGGGGTTAGCCGAAGTTCTCGATCTTCGCCTCACCCACGTACCCCACCGCGTCGAGCGCGTCGCGAGCGCGGTCGACGAAATCGGCGAAGCCGTAGACGAACACCTGGTCGTCGTCACCCGAGAGCGCGTCGCGGAGGTGTACCGTGAGATCGGCGTCGGCGTCGTCCATGACGACGGTGGCACCGACGGCGGCGAGTTCTTCCAGCCGCGTGACGTGTGCGGGGGCGTCGTCGAGGTAGACGACGGCCGCCTCGTTGCCCTCGGCGAGCGCGCGTTCGCCGATTCCGACCGCGGGGCCGACGCCCGGCCCGCCCGCGAGCACGACGACGCGCGACTCGCCCTCGTAGTGGTCGGAACCGAACGGCCCTTGCATGTCGAGTTCGTCGCCGGGTTCGAGTCCGGTGAGCGAACGGGCGAAGGGACCGCTCTCCTCGCTGACGCCGACGGTGATCTCGAAGCTCCCCTCGACGTCGGGCGACGAGAGCGTGTAGAAGCGGCCGTACTCCTCGCCGTCGATCTCGCCGGAGAGTTTCACGAACTGGCCGGGCATGGCGTGGAACTCCGCGGGCGTCTCGAACTCGATGGCGACGGTATCCGGCCCCGCGTCGTGAACAGAGACGACGGCGACTGTCGCGTTCATACAGGGCGTCCGGCCGCGCCGGGCAAAAGCGCCTCGTTCGATCGACGACGCACCAGTCACAGTACGTTCACTCATGACACGGATCGCTCGAATCACCGACCGAGACCGGTTCTTCACGGTCCTGCATGCCCCCTTTCAGAAGGCTTTTCATGAGGCGCTGGGTAGCAAAATCCAGCATGCCTGCGGACTTCAACTGGGCCATCGGCGGCGAGGCTGGCGATGGCATCGACTCCACGGGGAAGATCTTCGCCCAGGCACTCTCACGGGCTGGACGACACGTCTTCACCTCGAAGGACTTCGCGTCGCGTATCCGGGGCGGGTACACGGCGTACAAGGTCAGGACTGGCGTCGATCCGGTGCAGAGTGTGGTCGACAGATTGGACGTACTCATCGCGCTCACGCCGCGGACCATCGACGAGAACCTCGACGAACTGCACGAGGGCTCGGTGATCGTCTACGACGGCGAACGAACCACGATGCAGGACGTCGAGATCCCCGAGGGGATGATCGGGCTGGACGTCCCCCTCAAGGGGCTCGCCGAGGAGGCCGGCGGCGCGATCATGCGCAACGTCGTGGCGCTGGGCGCGGCGTGTGCAGTCGCCGACTTCCCCATCGAGAACCTCGACTCCGCCCTCCAGAAGCGCTTCGGCGGCAAGGGACAGGCCATCGTCGACAACAACAAGGAGGCCGCGCGGAAGGGCAAGGAGTACGTCGAAGACGAGTACGACCACGACTTCGACTACGACCTCGAGACCACCGACAACGACTACGTCCTCCTGAACGGCGACGAGGCGATCGGGATGGGGGCGATCGCCGCCGGCTGTCGCTTCTACTCGGGGTACCCCATCACGCCCGCGACGGACGTGATGGAGTATCTCACCGGCCGGATCGAACAGTACGGCGGCCACGTCGTCCAGGCGGAGGACGAACTCTCCGCGATCAACATGGCGCTCGGGGCGGCGCGGGCCGGCGCGCGGTCGATGACCGCGACCTCGGGGCCGGGGATCGACCTGATGGCCGAGACTTTCGGTTTAGTCGCGACGAGCGAGACGCCGCTCGTCATCTGCGACGTGATGCGCTCGGGGCCGTCGACGGGGATGCCCACGAAGCAGGAGCAGGGCGACCTCAACATGGCGCTCTACGGCGGCCACGGCGAGATCCCCCGGTTCGTCCTCGCCCCGACGTCGGTCTCGGAGTGTTTCTGGAAGACCGTCGAGGCGTTCAACCTCGCCGAACAGTACAACACCCCCGTATATCTCCTCTCGGACCTGGCGCTCGCGGTCACGGAACAGACGTTCCCGCCCGAGGCGTTCGACATGGACGCCGTCGAGATCGATCGGGGCAAGCTCGTCGACGAGGACACGATCGGAGAGTGGCAGAACGAGAAGGGACAGTTCCGCGCCCA
This Salinigranum marinum DNA region includes the following protein-coding sequences:
- a CDS encoding nitrous oxide reductase accessory protein NosL; this encodes MCEHTRLGVPRRTVLAGTAALGVSALAGCSGSSGGGGEPPEPITLTQEHSCDVCGMVIPNHPGPSAEVFYPGREPAGHANPARFDSTWEAYQFDFERRDEGWEPAGFYVTDYSAVDYRTFTDGGDTLVSTHPEASSFVDSEEVTYVVGSEVKGAMGRDLIGFSDRADAESFRDEHGGQLMGHGDVTRATIASLGR
- a CDS encoding NosD domain-containing protein yields the protein MTFVTPGAVRVATLVLAGLLVVSSGAFALGPSPGDQLRPVPFDRTLSTGMTYVDVNRAETENFHIPRAEVYFSQYRFVVGYYGVETAAGELAAPETTTSFGDPLAVFVSDFSTVSPVLTAGGYLTTERGRAVGWTRAADASFVVGSDARAPSRPIAVPFGDRADAATFAAEYGGRVVDWETLQRTAENPLDRRRARFEARVVDGNAWADGVAADGRALLDRPTAVVVGEDAPTLAAAIEQAPPNTTVRLPPGTYAATNLTIGKPLTLVGAGNETVVRGDGTDSVLELRHPRVAVSSLRIEGVGPNGTQRRPHGNLTQADWSQVVQFAYGQGDAGVVMHRANGSVVHDVTIDTPASGVIVRSSDRAAVVDSRIRGSDDPREGFMGVVLMQSRALVHGSTFVGGRDAVYTHRADGFVVRDNHMRGERYGVHFMYTSRGLVANNTIRDTRAGIIIMTRPVENVVVGNDVRDSGYGVIPVGGDSYYARNVLADNDHGISVSGHRSVYEGNVIADNGVGVRASTLFPTNWVVGNDIVDNDQQIETGRGPLRTWSRGDEGNYWGPLPIPDADGDGVLDRPYRPTGPVDGALRDQPAAWTVSRAPSAVALRAAGTDVSGLRSAGVVDRSPRASPATPDQLANATREAGA
- a CDS encoding ABC transporter ATP-binding protein yields the protein MTDTNPTAGVDAAASEAAGSGGVDPAVTVDGLSHGFGDVDVLDGVSLTVKAGSLVALVGPNGSGKSTLLRVVAGVLDPDGGRVDVAGSGVRPVGYLPQRPSFRPGFTVADTLGFYADLLGPEAASGVDVRAALEAVGLAEARNRRVEALSGGMTRLLGLAQALLGDPPVLVLDEPASGLDPAMSAHIYRTVREAADDGRAVFVASHDLAAIERTADRVALLDRGRIVRDGTPTELIDDAGVESLGEVFLDTVGATEGLTVRTGLGRAGEGERR
- a CDS encoding ABC transporter permease gives rise to the protein MTLTERAGRYRALAVAARELRSVARTWSVIALGAVVFASVVGVVVAGSGAGGFVPLALDLLFAVEVLVPLFAFAAGYRTVLDDRASGELEAIRTYPLARAEYVLGAYLGRALFVASVLVATLVVAGIVGATLAPGRTDVIAANEAADSAWLFVRFSVLVVGFGLTTLAVAVAVSAAARSVRQALAVVVALAVAFLVGVDAGVVAGLASGLSPDATPILIALSPASAFRGLVLDLVVGAVSGRDAGSALGGLVGLVGWFGGSLVVAVLTVWDERG
- a CDS encoding FAD-dependent oxidoreductase; translation: MNATVAVVSVHDAGPDTVAIEFETPAEFHAMPGQFVKLSGEIDGEEYGRFYTLSSPDVEGSFEITVGVSEESGPFARSLTGLEPGDELDMQGPFGSDHYEGESRVVVLAGGPGVGPAVGIGERALAEGNEAAVVYLDDAPAHVTRLEELAAVGATVVMDDADADLTVHLRDALSGDDDQVFVYGFADFVDRARDALDAVGYVGEAKIENFG
- a CDS encoding 2-oxoacid:acceptor oxidoreductase subunit alpha — encoded protein: MPADFNWAIGGEAGDGIDSTGKIFAQALSRAGRHVFTSKDFASRIRGGYTAYKVRTGVDPVQSVVDRLDVLIALTPRTIDENLDELHEGSVIVYDGERTTMQDVEIPEGMIGLDVPLKGLAEEAGGAIMRNVVALGAACAVADFPIENLDSALQKRFGGKGQAIVDNNKEAARKGKEYVEDEYDHDFDYDLETTDNDYVLLNGDEAIGMGAIAAGCRFYSGYPITPATDVMEYLTGRIEQYGGHVVQAEDELSAINMALGAARAGARSMTATSGPGIDLMAETFGLVATSETPLVICDVMRSGPSTGMPTKQEQGDLNMALYGGHGEIPRFVLAPTSVSECFWKTVEAFNLAEQYNTPVYLLSDLALAVTEQTFPPEAFDMDAVEIDRGKLVDEDTIGEWQNEKGQFRAHALTDDGISPRAAPGTTGGAHMSTGLEHDELGRRTEDTGMRVEQVDKRNRKVETARETEDWSPREFGDPDSSNLVISWGSNEGAMEEAIALLDDEGIDVRFLSVPYLFPRPDLSEDVAAAENVLVIECNANGQFADLIEHDTLTRVDRLNKYDGVRFKADELAEEIKTALSTEVKA